The window GAGATTGCCTACGGCTCCCTTAATTCCGTAAAAGAAAAGGCCAACGGAACAGTAACCATCGAAATAAAAGCGGACAACATAAATGAAGACCTAATAGAAAAAATCCGTCTTTTGGATGGGGCCTTAAATGTAGAGAAAGAAGCAAATACCTTGAATATCCTTTATGAACGAAGCAAGGTCAATCTTGATGAGCTTATTAAAATTTTGCAAACATCAGGAGCCGTAATCAAGGCCATACAAATAAATGAGCTGAATTTAGGCGAGGTATTTTTACAGCTTACAGGAAAAAAATTACGTGAGTAGGAGAATTATAAATGAAAGCATTTTTAAAAATTACGCTTATAGCGATAAAAGATAACTTTATTACCTTTATTTTAGTCTACCTCTGTCTTCCGATTTTTTTTGTAGGCTATAACGGTTTTTTACAAAAAGATAAATTTAAAGCTGAAACTAATGAAAAGACCATTTCTGTTTTTTTAGATGATGAAGATAAGACTTTCTTATCGGAACAACTAATCAGTACTTTAAATTCAAGCTCTTTAAAAGATTTTATACAAATTGAAGATGAAACAAATGCCAAATATAAAATCAAAATTCCTAAAGGTTACCAAACCGCAGTTGAAGAAAACAAAGAGTTTGATATTTTAATTATCGGTAAAGAGAAGTCTTCTGCATCAATTACTTTTTTATCGAACATAATTAAAAACATAAGCAGTTCCATTAACGGGAATTATAAAATGGCTAAGGCGATTACAGCTTCCGGTCAATCTAAAGAACTTATGGATAAGTATCTTAATATTCAAAAAGAAAGCTCAAAACCTATAGGGAAAATTTTTATGCATCCCGCCCTGCATAGTATGTCAAGTTATGAAGCCTATGCAATATCCATAAGCATCTTTTTATTTTTTATGTTTGTTATGGAAATTCTTAATCCCACATATAAGAAAAAAGCTGCCGGTCTTACCCTGCGTATTAACTCGATGCCTAAAAAGGCTGCTTATATCTTTAATGCCCAAATAATAAGTCTGGCCTTAAAAGTATTTGTTGCTATAACAATTTATCTTTTGATCTTTAGATTGTTAAGAGTTTCTTTTATGGGTAACCCCATTCTTCTTCTTATATACGCTGCAAGTTTTTCCCTTGTAACCGGATGCATTGCATGTTCATTAGTAAGTATTAACAAACAAGAACTTGTATATACAATAGTTATAATCATATTTTTTGTATTCGTAGTTTTGGGAACAGTTCTCTTTTCAATTCCAAATGAAAACA of the Treponema denticola ATCC 35405 genome contains:
- a CDS encoding ABC transporter permease; the encoded protein is MKAFLKITLIAIKDNFITFILVYLCLPIFFVGYNGFLQKDKFKAETNEKTISVFLDDEDKTFLSEQLISTLNSSSLKDFIQIEDETNAKYKIKIPKGYQTAVEENKEFDILIIGKEKSSASITFLSNIIKNISSSINGNYKMAKAITASGQSKELMDKYLNIQKESSKPIGKIFMHPALHSMSSYEAYAISISIFLFFMFVMEILNPTYKKKAAGLTLRINSMPKKAAYIFNAQIISLALKVFVAITIYLLIFRLLRVSFMGNPILLLIYAASFSLVTGCIACSLVSINKQELVYTIVIIIFFVFVVLGTVLFSIPNENKIAKLFLKCNVSQIITNPLRNIVVENSFGGMIGSLLIMLTFGAVFYTLGLLMASFKKTKI